In the genome of Diorhabda carinulata isolate Delta chromosome Y, icDioCari1.1, whole genome shotgun sequence, one region contains:
- the LOC130902968 gene encoding uncharacterized protein LOC130902968, producing the protein MTIVKEPLRCKLTIDNTTIDQIMYLEYLGCKITSTGFLEDEVRRQVNKAATVSVTQRKLRTTEMKTLRTIMGYTLNDRQRNTDIREKCETDDIVRWVRKRRREWNQHVNRMTTDRIAKIVRNNIPHGRRPVGRPPKQWRDSWQSTSQELLKKNRN; encoded by the coding sequence ATGACTATAGTTAAGGAACCTCTGCGCTGCAAGTTAACAATAGACAACACCACTATAGACCAAATCATGTATTTAGAATACTTAGGATGCAAAATAACAAGCACAGGATTCCTTGAAGATGAAGTTAGGCGACAAGTGAACAAAGCAGCTACAGTATCGGTAACACAGAGGAAactaagaacaacagaaatgaaaacGCTAAGGACTATAATGGGTTACACACTGAATGACAGACAAAGAAATACCGACATAAGGGAAAAATGCGAAACAGACGACATTGTCAGATGGgtgagaaaaagaagaagagaatggAACCAGCATGTCAACAGAATGACCACAGATAGAATAGCAAAAATCGTACGTAACAACATCCCACACGGAAGAAGACCTGTTGGACGACCACCAAAACAATGGCGGGACAGTTGGCAATCAACCTCACAGGAACTACTGAAGAAAAACCGGAACTGA